One genomic segment of Actinoplanes ianthinogenes includes these proteins:
- a CDS encoding serine hydrolase domain-containing protein, producing MSDLAELAARTVAKLEPKRPGVVVAAISGDEVAVRGSAGMDGTTRFEIGSVTKVFTSLVLARRVQAGAVRLDDPLGDFLPVPDGCGITLRQLATHTSGLPRLPTGMLLGALLRPGKPDPYAECSADFLLRALARTRMRSAGKVRYSNFGVGLLGLALTRHAGLDYSALVAAELGSLLRLSGTDAAGSTVQGHRRNGRAAAPWHLNALVGAGGLRSTADDLVRFVRGHLGESPLSESVQLALSVEERANPFLSAHLGWMSRRLTDERRQYFHNGGTGGFTSFVGFDPAAGVGVVALSATARSVDGPAVELLTALSS from the coding sequence ATGAGTGATCTTGCTGAGTTGGCCGCACGGACCGTGGCGAAGCTGGAGCCGAAGCGACCGGGCGTGGTGGTGGCCGCCATCTCGGGGGACGAGGTCGCGGTGCGCGGGTCGGCCGGGATGGACGGGACGACGCGGTTCGAGATCGGCTCGGTGACCAAGGTGTTCACCTCGCTCGTCCTGGCGCGGCGGGTGCAGGCCGGTGCGGTGCGCCTCGATGATCCGCTCGGGGACTTCCTGCCGGTGCCGGACGGGTGCGGGATCACGTTGCGGCAGCTGGCGACGCACACCTCCGGGTTGCCCCGGCTGCCGACCGGGATGCTGCTCGGCGCGCTGCTGCGGCCGGGCAAACCGGATCCGTATGCGGAATGTTCGGCGGATTTCCTGCTGCGAGCGCTGGCCCGGACCCGGATGCGGTCGGCCGGGAAGGTCCGCTACTCCAATTTCGGGGTGGGATTGCTGGGGCTGGCGCTGACGCGCCACGCCGGGCTCGACTATTCCGCATTGGTTGCGGCAGAGCTCGGGTCACTGCTGCGGCTTTCCGGTACGGACGCGGCCGGCTCGACCGTGCAGGGGCATCGGCGCAATGGCCGGGCCGCCGCGCCGTGGCATCTGAACGCGCTGGTGGGGGCGGGCGGATTGCGGTCCACCGCGGATGATCTGGTGCGGTTCGTGCGGGGGCATCTGGGGGAGTCGCCATTGTCCGAGAGTGTTCAGTTGGCGCTGTCGGTGGAGGAGCGGGCCAATCCGTTCCTGAGCGCGCACCTGGGGTGGATGTCGCGGCGGCTCACCGATGAGCGGCGGCAGTATTTCCACAACGGGGGGACCGGCGGGTTCACGTCGTTCGTCGGGTTCGATCCGGCGGCCGGGGTGGGGGTGGTGGCGCTGAGCGCCACGGCCCGGTCCGTGGACGGGCCCGCCGTCGAGCTGCTCACCGCGCTGAGTTCCTGA
- a CDS encoding DUF6529 family protein gives MTAPVTARRPLVWLPAVAGVGVAVGLGVYGRLHHPSALSMFDALGRPIVIKAGLTSAVVVLAVVQLVSALALYGRLPATSWTPALHRWSGRLAVVLSLPVAVHCLYALGFGFDSPRVLAHSLLGCLFYGAFVAKMLIISQPDSGRPWVLPLAGGLVFTALAGIWLTSALWFFLT, from the coding sequence GTGACGGCGCCGGTGACCGCCCGGCGGCCGCTGGTCTGGCTGCCCGCGGTGGCCGGCGTCGGCGTCGCCGTGGGTCTCGGCGTCTACGGCCGCCTGCATCACCCGTCGGCCCTGTCGATGTTCGACGCCCTCGGCCGCCCGATCGTCATCAAGGCCGGGCTGACCAGCGCCGTCGTCGTCCTCGCCGTGGTCCAGCTGGTCTCCGCCCTCGCCCTGTACGGCCGTCTCCCGGCCACGTCCTGGACCCCGGCCCTGCACCGCTGGAGCGGCCGCCTCGCCGTCGTCCTCTCCCTGCCCGTCGCGGTCCACTGCCTCTACGCCCTGGGTTTCGGTTTCGACAGCCCCCGGGTGCTGGCCCACTCCCTGCTCGGCTGCCTGTTCTACGGCGCCTTCGTGGCCAAGATGCTGATCATCAGCCAGCCGGACAGCGGCCGCCCCTGGGTCCTCCCACTGGCCGGCGGCCTGGTCTTCACCGCCCTGGCCGGCATCTGGCTGACCTCCGCCCTCTGGTTCTTCCTGACCTGA
- a CDS encoding dihydrofolate reductase family protein, translating to MARLICTGIISLDGYINDEQGNFDWSAPDEEVHSFVNDLERPIGTYLYGRRLYEVMRFWADPHTGPDPSPAVLDYARIWQAAEKVVYSTSLESADTPRTRIERAFDPKAVQSLKDTADRDLSIGGPHLAAHAFRAGLVDEVQLFVSPVAVGGGTRFLPGGVRLDLKLAEQLRFANGVVYLRYQAA from the coding sequence ATGGCACGGCTGATCTGCACGGGGATCATCTCGCTCGACGGCTACATCAACGACGAGCAGGGCAACTTCGACTGGAGCGCGCCGGACGAGGAGGTCCACTCGTTCGTCAACGATCTGGAGCGGCCGATCGGCACCTATCTGTACGGCCGCCGGCTCTACGAGGTGATGCGCTTCTGGGCGGACCCGCACACCGGCCCGGACCCGTCGCCCGCGGTCCTCGACTACGCCCGGATCTGGCAGGCCGCCGAGAAGGTCGTCTACTCCACGTCCCTGGAGTCCGCCGACACGCCCCGGACCCGGATCGAGCGGGCCTTCGACCCGAAAGCGGTGCAGTCCCTGAAGGACACCGCCGACCGGGACCTGAGCATCGGCGGCCCGCACCTGGCCGCGCACGCCTTCCGGGCCGGCCTGGTCGACGAGGTGCAGCTGTTCGTCTCGCCGGTCGCGGTCGGCGGCGGCACCCGCTTCCTGCCCGGCGGCGTACGCCTCGACCTCAAGCTGGCCGAGCAGCTCCGCTTCGCCAACGGCGTGGTCTACCTGCGTTATCAGGCCGCCTGA
- a CDS encoding class I SAM-dependent methyltransferase — MAKLDDPGLFGRQWAAHYDSPALPDPEQAVAFLAGLAGDGPVLELAIGSGRVALPLAARGVPVDGIEASPEMVELMRGKPGGDKIAVVVGDMADVAVRGPYPLVYLVFNTLFNLTSAGRQEDLFVNVARVLAPGGRFVVEAFVPDPAAFDRDEQQVQVQSVTEEAVTVRLHQYDRAAQTFVRQTLTFTDGGVRLRPFGMRYQWPEQIDAMATAAGLVLEDRFATWDRAPFGPGSTDHISVYRKRPE, encoded by the coding sequence ATGGCGAAACTTGACGATCCGGGATTGTTCGGGCGGCAGTGGGCGGCGCACTACGACAGTCCCGCGTTACCCGACCCGGAGCAGGCCGTGGCGTTCCTCGCCGGGCTCGCCGGCGACGGCCCGGTGCTGGAGCTGGCCATCGGCTCCGGGCGGGTGGCGCTGCCGCTCGCGGCGCGCGGCGTGCCGGTCGACGGGATCGAGGCGTCCCCCGAGATGGTCGAGCTGATGCGCGGCAAGCCGGGCGGGGACAAGATCGCCGTGGTCGTCGGCGACATGGCCGACGTCGCGGTCCGCGGGCCCTATCCGCTGGTCTACCTGGTCTTCAACACCCTGTTCAACCTGACCTCCGCGGGCCGGCAGGAGGACCTGTTCGTCAACGTGGCCCGGGTCCTGGCGCCCGGCGGCCGCTTCGTGGTCGAGGCGTTCGTGCCCGATCCGGCGGCGTTCGACCGGGACGAGCAGCAGGTGCAGGTGCAGTCGGTCACCGAGGAGGCGGTGACGGTGCGGCTGCATCAGTACGACCGGGCCGCGCAGACCTTCGTCCGGCAGACGCTCACGTTCACCGACGGCGGGGTGCGGCTGCGACCGTTCGGCATGCGGTACCAGTGGCCGGAGCAGATCGACGCGATGGCGACCGCCGCCGGCCTGGTGCTGGAGGACCGGTTCGCCACCTGGGACCGGGCGCCGTTCGGTCCGGGGAGCACCGACCACATCAGCGTGTATCGGAAGCGGCCTGAATGA
- a CDS encoding serine/threonine-protein kinase has translation MADQEALGREYLLHEEIGRGALAVVRRATRRSGGPPLAAKLLRPELAGDRRVRELFLREEAALRDLDHPCIVGLRDLVVEGGTVALLMDFVDGPDLRRHLIDRGGRLGAAETAAIMAQVASAVAAAHAQGVVHLDLKPENLLLVRDTDPPVARVTDFGVAVLLLDADRGVAGGTPGYTAPEIWRGAAPTAAADVFSLGVLLVELVTGDIQGAPEALPEELAGPARSCLHPDARERPTARRLASYLRTLVDSGALGGGIPVPTGGPATAAFPGAAASGAAASGAATSGAAAAAASSPGQTPVSRQTTLRGAGSGPPAGGEPEPAPGGAWRWPAAGSWASAGPAAGGAPPGGAPPGGADHVGLWAGQFGSGPPPAEVRETRLRPGVTPPPRPPTAPSEGAGSGGWRRGPLVTLGVVLLIAAALIGVNVYRAAGERADRAATVIGVTSAPAVTTEPAAAGQNATLPPTDPVATSAATTAPAGIRVTLAGYVQDDAGTLALSIRDGKAIAYVCDGDRVEAWLRGTAQNGRLRLTGKNGAKIVGTFDARSAAGDLTILGKTHGFTLRTVTKPSGLYRASARVRGAKVEGSWIVLPDGRQVGVLTNGKAIGPAPELDVTNRTTTVDGTRVPVDAVDADSGTGF, from the coding sequence ATGGCCGATCAGGAAGCGCTCGGCCGGGAATATCTGCTGCACGAGGAGATCGGGCGCGGCGCTCTCGCGGTGGTCCGGCGGGCCACCCGGCGCTCCGGTGGGCCACCACTCGCGGCCAAGCTGCTGCGCCCCGAGCTGGCCGGCGACCGCCGGGTCCGCGAGCTCTTCCTGCGCGAGGAGGCCGCCCTGCGCGACCTCGACCATCCCTGCATCGTCGGCCTGCGCGACCTGGTCGTCGAGGGCGGCACCGTGGCCCTGCTGATGGACTTCGTGGACGGTCCCGACCTGCGCCGCCACCTGATCGACCGGGGTGGCCGGCTGGGTGCGGCGGAGACCGCCGCGATCATGGCGCAGGTGGCCTCCGCGGTCGCGGCCGCCCACGCCCAGGGCGTCGTCCATCTCGACCTCAAACCCGAAAACCTGCTTCTGGTACGCGATACCGACCCGCCCGTGGCCCGGGTGACCGACTTCGGTGTCGCCGTCCTGCTGCTCGACGCCGATCGCGGGGTGGCCGGCGGGACACCCGGCTACACCGCGCCGGAGATCTGGCGCGGCGCGGCCCCGACCGCGGCCGCCGACGTGTTCTCGCTCGGCGTGCTGCTGGTCGAGCTGGTCACCGGGGACATCCAGGGCGCCCCGGAGGCGCTGCCGGAGGAGCTCGCCGGCCCGGCCCGGTCGTGCCTGCACCCGGATGCGCGGGAGCGTCCCACCGCCCGCCGCCTGGCCTCCTACCTGCGGACCCTGGTCGATTCCGGCGCCCTCGGCGGCGGTATCCCGGTGCCCACCGGCGGCCCGGCCACGGCAGCGTTCCCCGGTGCCGCCGCGTCCGGTGCCGCCGCGTCCGGTGCCGCCACCTCCGGCGCCGCCGCTGCCGCGGCTTCGTCGCCCGGACAGACACCTGTCTCGCGGCAGACCACTCTGCGTGGGGCGGGGTCCGGCCCGCCGGCGGGCGGCGAGCCCGAGCCCGCTCCCGGCGGCGCCTGGCGATGGCCGGCCGCCGGGAGCTGGGCCAGCGCCGGGCCGGCTGCCGGCGGTGCTCCGCCCGGTGGTGCTCCGCCCGGCGGAGCCGACCATGTGGGGCTGTGGGCCGGCCAGTTCGGCAGCGGGCCCCCGCCGGCCGAGGTGCGCGAGACCCGCCTGCGCCCCGGCGTCACGCCCCCGCCCCGGCCGCCGACGGCCCCGTCGGAGGGCGCCGGTTCGGGCGGCTGGCGGCGCGGCCCCCTGGTCACCCTCGGCGTGGTCCTGCTGATCGCCGCCGCGCTGATCGGCGTCAACGTCTACCGCGCCGCCGGCGAGCGTGCCGACCGCGCGGCCACCGTGATCGGCGTGACCAGCGCCCCGGCGGTCACCACCGAGCCGGCCGCCGCCGGCCAGAACGCCACCCTGCCGCCCACCGACCCGGTCGCGACCAGCGCCGCCACCACCGCCCCGGCCGGGATCCGGGTGACCCTGGCCGGTTACGTCCAGGACGACGCCGGCACCCTGGCGCTGTCCATCCGGGACGGCAAGGCGATCGCCTACGTCTGCGACGGCGACAGGGTCGAGGCCTGGCTCCGGGGCACCGCGCAGAACGGGCGACTGCGGCTCACCGGCAAGAACGGCGCCAAGATCGTCGGGACGTTCGACGCGCGCAGCGCCGCGGGCGACCTCACCATCCTCGGCAAGACCCACGGCTTCACGCTGCGGACGGTCACGAAGCCGTCCGGGCTCTACCGCGCCTCCGCCCGGGTGCGCGGTGCCAAGGTCGAGGGCTCCTGGATCGTCCTGCCCGACGGCCGCCAGGTCGGCGTCCTCACCAACGGCAAGGCGATCGGCCCGGCCCCCGAGCTCGACGTCACCAACCGCACCACCACCGTCGACGGCACCCGGGTCCCGGTCGACGCGGTCGACGCCGACAGTGGCACGGGGTTCTGA
- a CDS encoding winged helix DNA-binding domain-containing protein, which yields MHSLLLGDVVRDSVLGITEWFGAMQAQDLNSVLWSLGARLPGRTREEIVAETERRDVIRTWPMRGTVHLIPSADAHWMLELTGVRMLAGAAKRREMLGLSESDADKAADILGAALTGGGRLTRSACVAAINEGGVAVSGQLGYHLLWYASQRGVTAIAPNEGAEQTFVLLDEWADTRNSPSHEEALGILAHRYFRGHGPTTAKDFAGWTSLPMKDVRAGIAAAGLEKVDVDGVEMWADPAVLDAGPVRGWWALPGFDEYMLGYKDRSMMATPEMLTSIVPGGNGVFQSTLVRDGRVMAVWKRTLGKKAVSVLVSPLVEFTAADWASAEEALQPFGTFVGLPITVKKLA from the coding sequence ATGCACAGCCTTCTCCTGGGTGACGTCGTCCGGGACTCGGTTCTCGGGATCACCGAGTGGTTCGGCGCCATGCAGGCGCAGGATCTCAACAGCGTGCTGTGGTCGCTCGGCGCGCGGCTGCCCGGCCGCACCCGGGAGGAGATCGTCGCCGAGACCGAGCGTCGCGACGTGATCCGGACCTGGCCGATGCGCGGCACCGTGCACCTGATCCCGTCCGCCGACGCGCACTGGATGCTCGAGCTGACCGGCGTGCGGATGCTGGCCGGCGCGGCGAAACGCCGCGAGATGCTCGGGCTCTCGGAAAGCGACGCGGACAAGGCCGCCGACATCCTCGGGGCCGCCCTGACGGGCGGCGGCCGCCTCACGCGATCGGCCTGCGTGGCCGCGATCAACGAGGGCGGCGTCGCGGTGAGCGGTCAGCTGGGCTACCACCTTCTGTGGTACGCGAGTCAGCGCGGCGTGACAGCCATCGCTCCCAACGAGGGCGCCGAGCAGACGTTCGTGCTGCTGGACGAGTGGGCGGACACGCGGAACTCGCCGTCGCACGAGGAGGCGCTCGGCATCCTGGCGCATCGCTACTTCCGCGGGCACGGCCCGACCACCGCCAAGGACTTCGCCGGCTGGACGAGCCTGCCGATGAAGGACGTCCGGGCCGGCATCGCGGCCGCCGGCCTGGAAAAGGTGGACGTCGACGGCGTGGAGATGTGGGCCGATCCGGCGGTCCTCGACGCCGGCCCGGTGCGCGGCTGGTGGGCACTGCCCGGCTTCGACGAGTACATGCTGGGTTACAAGGACCGGTCGATGATGGCCACCCCGGAGATGCTCACGAGCATCGTCCCGGGCGGCAACGGGGTGTTCCAGTCGACGCTGGTCCGCGACGGCCGGGTGATGGCCGTCTGGAAGCGGACGCTGGGCAAGAAAGCGGTGTCCGTGCTGGTCTCGCCGCTTGTCGAGTTCACCGCCGCGGACTGGGCGAGCGCGGAGGAGGCGTTGCAGCCGTTCGGAACTTTCGTCGGCCTCCCGATAACTGTTAAGAAACTTGCATAA
- a CDS encoding LLM class flavin-dependent oxidoreductase, whose product MQFGIFSVSDITTDPTTGKTPTEAERIKDIVTIAKHAEEVGLDVFALGEHHNEPFFSSSPTTTLAYIAAQTTTLQLSTATTLITTNDPVKIAEDFAMLQHLADGRVDLMLGRGNTGPVYPWFGKDIRAGIPLAIENYALLHKLWREHVVDWEGKFRTPLQSFTSTPRPLDDIPPFVWHGSIRSPQIAEQAAFYGDGFFANHIFWPASHTQRMVGLYRERFEHYGHGSADQAYVGLGGQVFMRKNSQDAVKEFRPYFDNAPVYGHGPSLEDFTRETPLTVGSPQQVIDRTLGFREYVGDYQRQLFLLDHAGLPLKTVLEQLDLLGAEVVPVLRKEFAARKPAHVPDAPTHASLLAARDAAIEAEVKEEVQA is encoded by the coding sequence ATGCAATTCGGCATCTTCAGCGTCAGCGACATCACCACCGACCCGACCACCGGGAAGACCCCGACCGAGGCCGAGCGCATCAAGGACATCGTCACGATCGCGAAGCACGCGGAGGAGGTCGGCCTCGACGTGTTCGCGCTCGGCGAGCACCACAACGAGCCGTTCTTCTCGTCGTCGCCGACCACCACCCTGGCCTACATCGCCGCGCAGACCACGACGTTGCAGCTCAGCACCGCGACCACGCTGATCACCACGAACGACCCGGTGAAGATCGCCGAGGACTTCGCGATGCTCCAGCACCTCGCGGACGGCCGCGTCGACCTGATGCTCGGCCGCGGCAACACCGGTCCGGTCTACCCGTGGTTCGGCAAGGACATCCGGGCCGGCATCCCGCTGGCGATCGAGAACTACGCGCTGCTGCACAAGCTGTGGCGCGAGCACGTGGTCGACTGGGAGGGCAAGTTCCGCACGCCGCTCCAGTCCTTCACCTCGACGCCGCGCCCGCTCGACGACATCCCGCCGTTCGTCTGGCACGGCTCGATCCGCAGCCCGCAGATCGCCGAGCAGGCCGCGTTCTACGGTGACGGCTTCTTCGCCAACCACATCTTCTGGCCGGCCTCGCACACCCAGCGGATGGTCGGGCTCTACCGGGAGCGGTTCGAGCACTACGGACACGGCTCCGCCGACCAGGCCTACGTCGGCCTCGGCGGTCAGGTGTTCATGCGCAAGAACAGCCAGGACGCGGTGAAGGAGTTCCGGCCCTACTTCGACAACGCCCCGGTCTACGGCCACGGCCCGTCGCTGGAGGACTTCACCCGCGAGACGCCGCTGACCGTCGGCAGCCCGCAGCAGGTCATCGACCGCACGCTGGGCTTCCGCGAGTACGTCGGCGACTACCAGCGCCAGCTGTTCCTGCTGGACCACGCCGGCCTGCCGCTGAAGACGGTGCTGGAGCAGCTCGACCTGCTCGGCGCCGAGGTGGTGCCGGTGCTGCGCAAGGAGTTCGCGGCCCGCAAGCCGGCCCACGTGCCGGACGCTCCGACCCACGCGTCCCTGCTGGCCGCTCGCGACGCCGCGATCGAGGCCGAGGTCAAGGAAGAGGTGCAGGCATGA
- a CDS encoding FMN reductase encodes MKQRKLVVLSAGLSQPSSTRLLADQLSAAAGRAAAELGVTVDVQVLELRDLAHEITDHMLTGFPATALKRAQDAVAAADALIVVTPVFSASYSGLFKSFFDVLDKDALADKPVLLAATAGTARHSLVLEHALRPLFAYLRATVLPTAVFAASDDWGANSVEGPLRGRIERAAGELARELERREPATVVDPFALTESFEDMMKSL; translated from the coding sequence ATGAAGCAGCGCAAGCTCGTCGTGCTCAGCGCGGGCCTGAGCCAGCCGTCGTCCACCCGCCTGCTCGCGGACCAGCTGTCCGCGGCGGCCGGGCGGGCCGCCGCCGAGCTCGGCGTCACCGTCGACGTCCAGGTTCTCGAGCTCCGCGACCTGGCCCACGAGATCACCGACCACATGCTGACCGGGTTCCCGGCGACCGCGCTGAAGCGGGCGCAGGACGCGGTGGCCGCCGCCGACGCCCTGATCGTGGTGACCCCGGTGTTCAGCGCCAGCTACAGCGGCCTGTTCAAGTCGTTCTTCGACGTGCTGGACAAGGACGCGCTGGCCGACAAGCCGGTGCTGCTCGCGGCGACGGCCGGCACCGCCCGTCACTCGCTGGTGCTGGAGCACGCGCTGCGGCCGCTCTTCGCCTACCTGCGCGCGACGGTGCTGCCGACCGCGGTCTTCGCGGCCAGCGACGACTGGGGCGCGAACTCGGTGGAGGGCCCGCTGCGCGGCCGGATCGAGCGGGCGGCCGGGGAGCTGGCCCGCGAGCTGGAGCGGCGCGAGCCGGCGACGGTGGTGGATCCGTTCGCGCTGACCGAGAGCTTCGAGGACATGATGAAAAGCCTGTGA
- a CDS encoding carbohydrate-binding protein, with translation MRVRRQVLALVAGVGVALGSAVAFAATGEAAVACSATVWAEGVTYTAGQQVTYQSKLYQALVTHTAYAGTGWNPAATPTLWKDLGACTGGTTPTPTATTASPTASPTASPTVSPTTSPTPTPTATGGTCATKGRPAGKVLQGYWENWDGASNGVHPGLGWIPINDSRITQHGYNVLMAAFPVIRSDGTVLWENGMDAGVKVPTAAEICAAKAQGATILMSIGGAAAGIDLSSSAVADKFVATIVPILKAYNFDGIDIDIETGLSGSGNINTLSASQSNLIRIIDGVLAQMPSNFGLTMAPETAYVTGGSVTYGSIWGSYLPIIKKYLDNGRLWWLNMQYYNGSMYGCSGDSYSAGTVQGFTVQTQCLNNGLTIQGVTVKIPYDKQVPGLPAQSGAGGGYMAPSLVTQAYNSVPSIKGLMTWSINWDGSKSWTFGDNVKAIQGR, from the coding sequence ATGCGTGTTCGCCGCCAGGTGCTGGCACTGGTCGCCGGGGTGGGGGTGGCACTGGGGTCGGCCGTGGCGTTCGCCGCGACGGGTGAGGCCGCGGTCGCCTGCTCCGCCACGGTCTGGGCGGAAGGCGTCACCTACACCGCCGGGCAGCAGGTGACCTACCAGTCCAAGCTCTACCAGGCACTGGTCACGCACACGGCCTATGCCGGGACCGGCTGGAACCCGGCGGCCACCCCGACCCTGTGGAAGGACCTGGGCGCGTGCACCGGCGGCACCACGCCGACGCCGACCGCCACCACGGCGTCGCCGACCGCCTCGCCGACGGCGTCCCCCACCGTCTCGCCGACCACCTCGCCCACCCCGACCCCCACCGCGACCGGCGGGACCTGCGCGACCAAGGGCCGCCCGGCCGGCAAGGTGCTGCAGGGCTACTGGGAGAACTGGGACGGCGCATCCAACGGCGTGCACCCCGGCCTCGGCTGGATCCCGATCAACGACAGCCGGATCACCCAGCACGGTTACAACGTGCTGATGGCCGCGTTCCCGGTGATCCGCTCGGACGGCACGGTCCTCTGGGAGAACGGGATGGACGCCGGCGTCAAGGTGCCGACCGCCGCGGAGATCTGCGCGGCCAAGGCGCAGGGCGCCACGATCCTGATGTCGATCGGCGGCGCGGCGGCCGGCATCGACCTGAGCTCCAGCGCGGTCGCCGACAAGTTCGTCGCCACCATCGTGCCGATCCTGAAGGCGTACAACTTCGACGGCATCGACATCGACATCGAGACCGGGCTCTCCGGCAGCGGCAACATCAACACGCTCTCCGCCTCGCAGTCGAACCTGATCCGGATCATCGACGGGGTGCTCGCCCAGATGCCGTCGAACTTCGGTCTCACCATGGCGCCGGAGACGGCGTACGTGACCGGTGGCAGCGTGACCTACGGGTCGATCTGGGGCTCGTACCTGCCGATCATCAAGAAGTACCTGGACAACGGCCGGTTGTGGTGGCTGAACATGCAGTACTACAACGGCTCGATGTACGGCTGCTCCGGTGACTCGTACTCGGCGGGGACCGTGCAGGGCTTCACCGTGCAGACCCAGTGCCTGAACAACGGGCTCACGATCCAGGGCGTGACGGTCAAGATTCCGTACGACAAGCAGGTGCCGGGCCTGCCCGCGCAGTCCGGCGCCGGTGGCGGCTACATGGCGCCGTCGCTGGTCACCCAGGCGTACAACTCGGTCCCGTCGATCAAGGGCCTGATGACCTGGTCGATCAACTGGGACGGCTCGAAGAGCTGGACCTTCGGTGACAACGTGAAGGCCATCCAGGGCCGCTGA